A single genomic interval of Cucumis sativus cultivar 9930 chromosome 5, Cucumber_9930_V3, whole genome shotgun sequence harbors:
- the LOC116403952 gene encoding uncharacterized protein LOC116403952 has protein sequence MAAFNLVADMYDPALKPRLLHKLLREHVPDDKRAFSDYSELSNVVSMITSHDLLSESSSSKDQKLIDSWKSAVDSWVNRLFLLLSNDMPDKCWAGIILLGVTCQRCSSSRFLASYTEWLHKLLPHMQTDSQFLKVASCASIYDLFSSTSSFDLGRNLSHEVVPQTQPFFLFEMDLFIVDSTSTLWSVDSTIEC, from the exons ATGGCGGCCTTCAATCTCGTTGCGGATATGTATGACCCGGCCTTGAAGCCTCGCTTGCTACATAAACTTCTTAGGGAGCACGTTCCCGACGATAAGCGTGCATTTTCTGATTATTCAGAACTTTCAAATGTGGTTTCTATGATCACATCCCACGATCTTCTCTCTGAATCCTCGTCTTCCAAGGACCAAAAGCTGATTGATAGCTGGAAATCCGCTGTTGATTCCTGGGTCAACcgtttgtttcttcttctctccaaCGATATG CCTGATAAATGTTGGGCGGGAATCATTTTACTTGGAGTGACTTGTCAACGATGCAGCTCTAGTCGTTTCTTGGCATCATATACAGAATGGCTTCACAAGCTTTTACCTCACATGCAG ACAGATTCTCAGTTTCTGAAGGTGGCCTCTTGTGCTTCAATCTATGATTTATTCTCGAGTACATCTTCATTTGACCTTGGCAGAAATCTATCACACGAAGTTGTCCCTCAAACacaacccttttttttattcgaaATG GATTTGTTTATTGTTGATTCTACATCGACTTTGTGGTCTGTGGATTCAACTATTGAATGCTGA